A DNA window from Chiloscyllium plagiosum isolate BGI_BamShark_2017 chromosome 9, ASM401019v2, whole genome shotgun sequence contains the following coding sequences:
- the plek gene encoding pleckstrin, producing the protein MEEEAKVVREGYLVKKGNMFNTWKAVWVVLLEDTFEFYSKKGDGSPKGVIPLKGSSITSPCTDYIKRMFVFKLHTAKNQDHYLQASHLEERDAWVKDVKRAIQCIEGGQKFARKSTRKSIKLPENINLGALYLSMKDPETGVKELKLQKDKKVFNHCFAGASVIDWLLSSNFVRNRREGMMLAAALVCDGYVQPAEEKAKSAAERIAENCFIDDSNAYYYFADSGFFSEGSSGDDEDILKEEFRGVIVKQGCLLKQGHRRKNWKVRKFVLHDDPAYLHYYDPAADDQDQPLGSIHLRSCVVTATDGLSDGKKSDVKGNLFEIITSDEVHYLIQAATREELTEWIKVIKSVASTGK; encoded by the exons GGAAACATGTTCAATACCTGGAAGGCAGTTTGGGTTGTTCTTTTAGAAGATACGTTTGAATTTTACAGTAAAAAAGGTGATGGGAGTCCCAAAGGAGTCATTCCACTGAAGGGAAGTTCGATTACATCTCCGTGTACAGACTACATCAAGAGAATG TTTGTTTTTAAGTTACACACAGCAAAGAATCAGGACCATTATCTGCAAGCTTCCCACCTGGAAGAACGTGATGCTTGGGTGAAAGACGTGAAGAGAGCGATTCAATGTATTGAAGGTGGCCAGAAGTTTGCACGCAAGTCAACGAGGAAGTCTATCAAGTTGCCTGAAAATATAAACTTGGG TGCTTTATATCTTTCTATGAAGGACCCTGAGACCGGAGTCAAAGAACTGAAACTGCAAAAAGACAAGAAAGTTTTCAATCATTGCTTTGCAG GTGCCTCTGTGATTGATTGGTTGCTGTCATCTAACTTTGTCAGGAATCGGCGAGAGGGAATGATGCTGGCAGCAGCCCTTGTTTGTGATGGTTATGTTCAGCCAGCTGAAGAGAAGGCCAAATCAGCAGCTGAGCGCATCGCTGAAAACTGCTTTATTGATGACTCCAATGCATATTATTATTTC GCTGACAGCGGCTTTTTCAGTGAAGGAAGCTCAGGTGACGACGAAGACATTTTAAAAGAGGAGTTTCGAGGAGTCATTGTGAAACAGGGCTGTTTGCTGAAGCAG GGTCACCGGAGGAAGAACTGGAAAGTCCGAAAGTTTGTTCTGCACGATGATCCTGCCTACCTGCATTACTACGACCCAGCAGCG GATGATCAGGACCAGCCTCTTGGTTCCATTCACTTGCGGAGTTGTGTAGTGACAGCGACTGATGGTCTTTCAGATG GAAAGAAATCTGATGTTAAGGGGAATCTCTTTGAAATCATCACATCAGATGAAGTGCACTACCTGATCCAGGCTGCAACACGGGAAGAGCTCACTGAGTGGATAAAGGTTATTAAAAGTGTAGCAAGTACCGGGAAATAA